GCTCGCGCTGGCGTGCATCGATCCGCGAGGACAGCGGGAAGTTGCTGCCCGCCTTGCGCTTGGCAAAATCAAGCTGCTGGATCGCCTGACGATAATCGCCGACCAGCGCGAAGTACTCGGCGCGGGCCTGATGCAGACCAATGATGTTGCCAGAGAGGCCACGGGTTTCGGCGACCTGATACCACACGTCCGGATCGTTCGGACGGGATTTGAGCAAGCTGTCGAGGGCTTTCTCGGCGTCGGCGGTGCGATTCTGTTTCAGCAACAGATCGACCCGAACCTGATTCAGCGGGTAGTTGCCCGGATACTGGGTGAGCATCCGGTCAACCCGCGTTTGCGCATCCGGCAGGCGGTTGTTGGTAATGTCCAGGTCGATCTGCGCGAGGTTGTAGATGATCTCGTTGGGTGACTTGGCCAGCAGCTGTTTGAGATTCTCCCTGGCTTCATTGAGCTGGCCGCCCTTGATCTGGGCGATCGCCAGGCCGTAGCGCGCCACGTCGTTTTTCGGATTCTCGTCCAGTTGTGCACGAAAGCGCTTGGCGCCCAGTCCCGGGGTTTCTTCGTAGATCAGCTGAACACGGGCGCGGATCAGCTGATAGCGCATGCTGTCTTCGATGCCGCCCGTTGGCGCTTGTTCTGCACGGTTACGGGTGTCGGCGATACGCGATTCGGTCACCGGGTGAGTCAGCAGAAATTCTGGCGGCTTGGCGTCGAAGCGGTATTGGCGCATCAGACGTTCGAACATGGTCGGCATCGAGCGCGGGTCGTATCCGGCCTTTTCCAGGTTGAGGATGCCGATACGGTCGGCTTCCTGCTCGTTTTGGCGCGAGAAGGTACGCTGCGACTGAATGGCTGCGGCCTGAGTGCCGGCGATGGTCGCGATCCCGGCATCACCGCCACCGGCGGCGGCAATCACGATCCCCGCGAGCAGCGCCGCCATCATCGGTACCTGCATCCGCTGCGAAGCTTCGACGCCGCGCGCGAAGTGGCGTTGCGACAAGTGAGCCAGTTCGTGGGCCAGTACCGAGGCGTATTCGCCTTCAGTCTGCGCGTTGAGGAACAGGCCACCGTTGACCCCGACCACGCCACCCGGCGCCGCGAAAGCGTTGAGTTGCGGGCTGTTGATCAGAATGAATTCCAGGCGACGATCGGTCACCTGGCTGGTTTCCACCAGCTTGTAGACGCTGGATTCGACGTAGTCTTTGAGCTGCGGATCGTTGAGCTGTGCAACCTGACTGCGCAACATGGCCAGCCAGGCGCGGCCCAACTGGTATTCCTGTTGCGGAGAGACAATGGCAGAACTGGCGTCGCCAAGTGACGGCAGATCGTCGGCAAAGCCCGGTGAGGCGAGCAGGCAAGCGAGCGTCAGCAGGGTAGGGCGCAGAAATGTCATGCACAAAGCCTTAGAAGACAAAGACCTTACTGTAGCCGGACACCGGGCTTGCGACCAGATATTCTAGGCGCCTCAACCACCTGAACCGGAGTGACGCAATGACTGACGCTGTAGCCCATGACTGTGAATTGGACGCCAGTGGCCTGAATTGCCCGTTGCCGTTGCTCAAGGCCAAGATGGAACTCAACAAGCTGCCCAGCGGCGCGGTGCTCAAGGTGATCGCCACGGACGCGGGTTCGCAGCGCGACTTCCGCACCTTTGCCCGTCTGGCCGGTCATACGCTGCTGCGCGAAGAAAACGAAGCAGGCGTCTACCGTTACTGGTTGAAAAAAGCCTGAAGCCGACAGCGTAAAAGACCTAAGGATTATTGATGTTCAAAGTGTTACGCGACTGGATTCAGCGCTACTTTTCCGACGAAGAAGCGGTGGTGCTGGCGGTGCTGCTGTTTCTCGCCTTCACCGCGGTGCTCACGCTCGGTGGCATGCTCGCCCCGGTATTGGCCGGGATGGTGTTGGCGTATCTGATGCAGGGGCTGGTGCTCGCTCTTGAACGCATGCGCTTGCCTGGTGCGGCGGCGGTGGGGCTGGTGTTTGCGCTGTTCATGGGCGTGTTGCTGGTGTTCATCGTGGTGGTCTTGCCGTTGCTGTGGCATCAGTTGATCACGCTGTTCAACGAACTTCCGGGCATGCTCGCCAAATGGCAGTCGCTGCTGCTGTTGCTGCCGGAGCGCTATCCGCATCTGGTCTCTGACGAGCAGGTGCTGCAGGCCATCGAAGCGGCGCGTGGCGAAATCGGCAAGTTCGGCCAATGGGCGCTGACCTTCTCGCTGTCGAGCCTGCCGCTGCTGGTCAACATCATGATCTATCTGGTGCTGGTGCCGATTCTGGTGTTTTTCTTCCTCAAGGATCGGGCCATGATCGGCGAGTGGGTGCGCGGCTATCTGCCCCGTGAGCGAGCGCTGATCACCCGCGTGGCGCAGGAAATGAACCGGCAGATCGCCAACTACATTCGTGGCAAGGTCATCGAGATCGTGATCTGTGGCGGCGTGACCTACATCGCGTTCGTCGCGCTCGGCCTCAACTATGCGGCGCTGCTGGCGTTGCTGGTCGGGGTGTCGGTGGTGGTGCCGTACGTCGGCGCGGTGGTGGTGACCGTGCCGGTGTTGCTGATTGCGTTGTTCCAGTGGGGCTGGAGCGATCAGTTCATCTATCTGATGGCGGTCTACGGGATCATTCAGACCCTGGATGGCAACGTGCTGGTGCCGTTGCTGTTTTCCGAGGCGGTTAACCTGCACCCGGTGGCAATCATTTGTGCGGTGCTGTTGTTTGGCGGGTTGTGGGGGTTCTGGGGCGTGTTCTTCGCAATTCCGCTGGCGACGCTGTTCAAGGCCGTGCTGGATGCGTGGCCGCGCAAGGAGCCGGTTGTGGCTCCATTGCTTTAGAGCCGAGCTATTCGCTGAGGCTTATTGCCCCTTCGCGAGCAAGCTCGCTCCCACATTTTGAAATGCATTCCAAATGTGGGAGCGAGCTTGCTCGCGAAGGCGTCAGTGAAAACGACGCAGAAATATCAGGCCTTGTTCAGCGCCTGAGCCGCAGCCAGCACCGCATCCACATGCCCCGGCACTTTCACGCCGCGCCATTCCTGGCGCAGCACGCCATTCTTGTCGATCAGGAATGTGCTGCGATCAACGCCCAGATATTCCTTGCCATACAGTTTCTTCAACTTGATCACGTCGAACAGCTGGCAGACGGCTTCGTCCTTGTCGCTGATCAGCTCGAACGGAAATTCCTGCTTGCACTTGAAGTTCTCGTGAGACTTCAGGCTGTCGCGGGAGATACCGAAAATCTCGGTATTAGCGGCCTGGAACGCCGCGTACTGGTCACGAAAACCCTGGCCTTCGGTGGTGCAGCCGGGGGTGCTGTCCTTCGGATAGAAGTAGATCACCACTTGCTTGCCCTTCAGGGCGGACAAGCTGACGGTCTGCCCGCTGGTGGCAGGTGCTTCGAAATCCGCAACCGGTTGGTCGATGACAACGGCCATGAAAGCTTCCTTACATTGGGTTTTGTGGGCGCCAAGGTTCGATCAGCGCATCCAGGTTCATCGCGTCGGCGAAGTCCAGGAACTGGTCGCGCAGCCAGCTGATCTGGGTGCCGGCCGGCAGCGTTACGGTGAACGTGGCGTTGAGCATGGTGCCGCCAGTCTGCGGGGCCTGATAGGTATCGCAGGTCAGGTTTTCCAGCTCGACGTTGTGATCCATGAAGAACTGGCACAGCTCGTTGATGATGTCCGGGCGATACGCCGAGCTGACATAAGCCACGTACGGCAGGGCCTGCGGACGGTTTTCCAGGGCCGCGCTGCGTACCACGTTGACGGTGAATGCGTGGCGCTTGGCCAGGGTCGGCAGGCTGCCTTCGAGGCGGGCCAGCGCGTCCCAGCTGCCGGAGATTTCCAGCACCAGGGCGCTGCATTCGCCATGGCGAGTCAGGCGGGAGGTGACGACGGCGCAGCGATTTTCATGGCTGGCGCGGCACAGGACGTTAGTCAGCTCCATGGGGTTGGCGCCAAGGGCACTGATGACAAGGAATTGTTCGCGAACTGTGGGGGTGGACATGCAGCATTCCTAAAGCGATGAGCGGTCGGTAGGTCGATGGGCGTTGGCCGTCGGGAAGCGTCTGCGCGTGCCCGTTCAGAAAGCCCCGGGCCGTGGCTCGCAATTCGCTCCAATAAAGGCGGAGCATGCAGCAGCGACACTGGAACGGGGCCTGGGAGGCCGAAAGGGGAGGCTGGAACCCGGCGTACAAGCTGATCTGTACCGATCAAAGTCTGAAGGGTAGCGAAAACCGACGCCAAGGGGAATGGCGGCGCAGTACTTCGCTTGTGCAAGCATCTTGGCGCCAGTACCATTACCGCTCTCTTTTTCCGGCAGGAGCGGTTTCATGATTGCGGGCAGTATGGTGGCACTGGTCACTCCCATGGATGCACAAGGGCGTCTTGACTGGGACAGCCTCAGCAAACTCGTGGACTTCCATCTCAAGAACGGCACCCATGCCATTGTCGCGGTCGGTACTACCGGCGAGTCGGCGACCCTTGATGTAGAAGAACACATCGCCGTCATCAAAGCCGTGGTCAAACAGGTAGCCGGGCGCATTCCGGTGATCGCCGGTACCGGCGCCAACTCGACCCGCGAAGCCGTCGAGCTGACCCGCAACGCCAAGGAAGCCGGCGCCGATGCCTGCCTGCTGGTAGTTCCGTACTACAACAAGCCGACCCAGGAAGGCCTGTACCAGCACTTCAAGCACATTGCCGAAGCCGTCGACATTCCACAGATTCTCTACAACGTTCCCGGCCGCACCTCCTGCGACATGCAGGCCGAGACCGTGATTCGCCTGTCCAGCGTGCCGAACATCATCGGCATCAAGGAAGCCACCGGCGACCTGAAACGCGCCAAAGCCATCATCGACGGCGTGAGCAAGGACTTCATCGTGCTGTCCGGCGATGATCCGACCGCGGTCGAGCTGATCCTGCTGGGCGGCAAAGGCAACATCTCCGTAACGGCCAACGTCGCCCCGCGCGAAATGGCTGACCTGTGCGAGGCCGCGCTGAAAGGCGACGCCGAGACCGCACGGGCGATCAACGAAAAATTGATGCCGCTGCACAAGGACCTGTTCATCGAAGCCAACCCGATTCCGGTGAAGTGGGCTTTGGTTGAAATGGGCCTGATGCACGAAGGCATCCGCCTGCCGTTGACCTGGCTGAGCGCTCCTTGTCATGAAACGCTTCGCACGGCCCTGCGCCAGTGCAGCGTCCTGGTTTAATTGAGGAAGTACAACGCATGAAGCGAATGGCCGGACTTTCCGCACTTGCCTTGATTATCTCCAGCACCAGTGGCTGCGGATGGGTCTGGGGCCCGGAAGGTTATTTCCGTGACCGTGGTAGCGATTACCTGGAAGCGCAACAGACTGCACCGATGCAACTGCCACCGAATGTCAGCACCTCCAAGCGTCTGGATCCGCTGTTGCCGATCCCGCGCAACGTGGCTGATGACACGGCGAAGGGCGAATACGTGGTACCGCGCCCGCAACCGCTGACGGCGGTTGCCGAGGCGACCGACTACTCGCTGCAGAAGAGCGGTGACTCGCGTTGGGTCGTGGCCCAGCACCCTCCGGCCGAAGTCTGGCCAGTGGCGGTACAGTTCTTCCAGGACAATGGTTTCCGGCTGGATGAACAGCGTCCGCAAACCGGCGAATTCACCACCACGTGGCAGCATTCCGACGAACTGTCCGCCGCCATGGCCAAGCGCCTGAGCGCCGCCGGTGTCGGTGCCGACAGCGAAACCCGCGTGCGGGTGCGTATCGAGCCAGGCGTGCAGCGCAACACCAGTGAAATCTACGTGGTCAGCGCCGAGCGTCCTGCCGGCAGCACCGCCGACGTCGATTTCACCAACCGTTCGGTCAACACTGGCCTGGACGCAGCGCTGGTCGACGACATGCTCGCGAGCATGAGCCGGATCTCCGAGAAGGGTGGTTCGGTGTCGATGCTGGCTTCGCGCGATTTCGATACCCCGAGCCGTGTCAGCCTCAGCGAAGACGGCAGTGGCAACCCGGTACTGAACGTCGGTCCGGACCTGGATCGTGCCTGGTCGAGCGTCGGTCGTGCGCTGGAGCAAGGTCAGTGGCGCGTTGAAGACATCAACCGCAGCCTGGGCCTGTACTACATCAACCTGGCCGAGAAAGCCGAGAAGAAAGACGACAAGCCTGGTTTCTTCAGCAGCCTGTTCGGCAGTGCGCCGACCAAGGAAGAAGTTGAAGCCCGCGCCGAGCGTTATCAGGTTCGCCTGAGCAAGGTCGGTGAAAACGTTCAGGTGACCGTAGAGAAGAACATCAATACCGTTGCGCCGGCCGATGTGGCGCGCAAAGTGTTGAGCGTGATTCAGGACAACCTGGGCTGATCACATGCGCTTTGCCGTTCTCGGCAGCGGTAGCCAAGGGAACGGCACGCTGATCGCCAGCGCTGATACCTATGTGCTGGTGGGTTGTGGTTTTTCCCTGCGGGAAACCGAAAAACGCCTGTTGCGTCTGGGGGTTCACCCGGCGCAACTGAGCGCGATACTCGTAACCCACGAACATGCCGACCACGTGCATGGCGTGGGTTTGCTGTCTCGGCGCTACAATCTGCCGGTCTACCTCAGTCGCGGCACACTGCGCGGGATGCGCAAACCGATCGAACCCGCAGGCTTTCTGGCCGGCGGCGAGCAGCTGCAGATCGGCGCACTGAACATCGGGGTCATTGCCGTGGCCCATGATGCGCAGGAGCCGACCCAGTACGTATTCAGTGATAACGAGCAGCGGCGCTTCGGCCTGCTGACCGACCTGGGTTCCTATTGCGAGCGGGTGCTGGACGGCTATCGGGATCTCGATGCGTTGATGATCGAGTCCAACCATTGCCGCGACATGCTGGCCCGTGGTCACTATCCGTACTTTCTCAAGCAACGGGTGGGCGGCGAGCGGGGACATTTGAACAACCATCAGGCGGCATTCCTGGTGGCCGAGTTGGGGTGGCAGGGCTTGCAGCATCTGGTTCTCGCCCACCTGAGCAGCAAGAACAACCTGCCGCAGCTGGCCCGGCAATGTTTCGTCGACACCCTCGGGTGCGACCCGGACTGGCTGCAACTGGCCGATCAAGATTCAGGGCTCGACTGGCGCCATATCGCCTAGCCCATCTACTTAGCAAGCGGAGCCCATCATGGAAAAACGTGAAGAACTCTATCGCGGCAAAGCCAAATCGGTTTACAAGACCGACGACGCTGACCGTTTGATCCTGCTGTTTCGCAACGACACCTCGGCGTTCGACGGCAAGCGCATCGAGCAGCTCGACCGCAAAGGCATGGTGAACAACAAGTTCAACGCCTTCATCATGCAGAAACTCGAAGCGGCCGGCATTCCGACCCAATTCGACAAACTGCTGGGCGACAACGAGTGCCTGGTGAAGAAGCTGGACATGATCCCGGTCGAGTGCGTCGTGCGTAACTACGCCGCCGGCAGCCTGGTAAAACGTCTGGGCGTCGAAGAGGGCATGAAGCTCAACCCGTACACTTTCGAACTGTTCCTCAAGGACGACGCCAAGGGCGACCCGTTCATCAACGAATCCCACGTCGTGGCATTCGGTTGGGGCACCGCCGAGCAACTGGCACGCATGAAAGAACTGTCGCTCAAGGTCAACGAAGTCCTGAGCAAACTGTTCGACGACGCAGGCCTGCTGCTGGTGGACTTCAAGCTTGAGTTCGGCGTGTTCAGCGACGGCTCGATCGTCCTCGGCGACGAGTTCAGCCCGGACGGCTGCCGCCTGTGGGACAAGGACACCAAGAAGAAGATGGACAAAGACCGCTTCCGCCAGGGCCTCGGTGACGTCATCGAAGCCTACGAAGAAGTCGCCAATCGTCTGGGTGTACCGCTTTAATCGACGCAAGCATCTGATAGCACGAAGAAAATTTTCGAAAGAGGGTTTGCTTTCGGCAGAAGTGTTGTTATGATGCGCGCCGTTGGAGAGATGCCAGAGTGGCCGAATGGGACGGATTCGAAATCCGTTGTACCTTCACCGGTACCTAGGGTTCGAATCCCTATCTCTCCGCCATATTCAGAAAACCCCCGTAATTCAATGAGTTACGGGGGTTTTTCTTTTTGGGTTGTACTACTCGGTTGTACTACTAATCCCGATAGGTTTTGCGGGATTTTCCCCAAGGTACATGCGATTGAGCAGTACACCGCATGCACGTAGCGAATTTTGAAGCTCCACGGTTCCCTCCAGTGCCTCCCGAACCCAGCACGCCGGATAATCTTTCTCCTTGTGCCTAAAGCCTTCGACCTTGCCTCCCCTGTTCTCATCGATGAATGAG
The Pseudomonas fluorescens genome window above contains:
- a CDS encoding sulfurtransferase TusA family protein — protein: MTDAVAHDCELDASGLNCPLPLLKAKMELNKLPSGAVLKVIATDAGSQRDFRTFARLAGHTLLREENEAGVYRYWLKKA
- a CDS encoding peroxiredoxin, coding for MAVVIDQPVADFEAPATSGQTVSLSALKGKQVVIYFYPKDSTPGCTTEGQGFRDQYAAFQAANTEIFGISRDSLKSHENFKCKQEFPFELISDKDEAVCQLFDVIKLKKLYGKEYLGVDRSTFLIDKNGVLRQEWRGVKVPGHVDAVLAAAQALNKA
- a CDS encoding AI-2E family transporter, with protein sequence MFKVLRDWIQRYFSDEEAVVLAVLLFLAFTAVLTLGGMLAPVLAGMVLAYLMQGLVLALERMRLPGAAAVGLVFALFMGVLLVFIVVVLPLLWHQLITLFNELPGMLAKWQSLLLLLPERYPHLVSDEQVLQAIEAARGEIGKFGQWALTFSLSSLPLLVNIMIYLVLVPILVFFFLKDRAMIGEWVRGYLPRERALITRVAQEMNRQIANYIRGKVIEIVICGGVTYIAFVALGLNYAALLALLVGVSVVVPYVGAVVVTVPVLLIALFQWGWSDQFIYLMAVYGIIQTLDGNVLVPLLFSEAVNLHPVAIICAVLLFGGLWGFWGVFFAIPLATLFKAVLDAWPRKEPVVAPLL
- a CDS encoding glycine cleavage system protein R — encoded protein: MSTPTVREQFLVISALGANPMELTNVLCRASHENRCAVVTSRLTRHGECSALVLEISGSWDALARLEGSLPTLAKRHAFTVNVVRSAALENRPQALPYVAYVSSAYRPDIINELCQFFMDHNVELENLTCDTYQAPQTGGTMLNATFTVTLPAGTQISWLRDQFLDFADAMNLDALIEPWRPQNPM
- a CDS encoding M48 family metalloprotease, with the translated sequence MTFLRPTLLTLACLLASPGFADDLPSLGDASSAIVSPQQEYQLGRAWLAMLRSQVAQLNDPQLKDYVESSVYKLVETSQVTDRRLEFILINSPQLNAFAAPGGVVGVNGGLFLNAQTEGEYASVLAHELAHLSQRHFARGVEASQRMQVPMMAALLAGIVIAAAGGGDAGIATIAGTQAAAIQSQRTFSRQNEQEADRIGILNLEKAGYDPRSMPTMFERLMRQYRFDAKPPEFLLTHPVTESRIADTRNRAEQAPTGGIEDSMRYQLIRARVQLIYEETPGLGAKRFRAQLDENPKNDVARYGLAIAQIKGGQLNEARENLKQLLAKSPNEIIYNLAQIDLDITNNRLPDAQTRVDRMLTQYPGNYPLNQVRVDLLLKQNRTADAEKALDSLLKSRPNDPDVWYQVAETRGLSGNIIGLHQARAEYFALVGDYRQAIQQLDFAKRKAGSNFPLSSRIDARQRELMEQERMIKDMMG
- the bamC gene encoding outer membrane protein assembly factor BamC; protein product: MKRMAGLSALALIISSTSGCGWVWGPEGYFRDRGSDYLEAQQTAPMQLPPNVSTSKRLDPLLPIPRNVADDTAKGEYVVPRPQPLTAVAEATDYSLQKSGDSRWVVAQHPPAEVWPVAVQFFQDNGFRLDEQRPQTGEFTTTWQHSDELSAAMAKRLSAAGVGADSETRVRVRIEPGVQRNTSEIYVVSAERPAGSTADVDFTNRSVNTGLDAALVDDMLASMSRISEKGGSVSMLASRDFDTPSRVSLSEDGSGNPVLNVGPDLDRAWSSVGRALEQGQWRVEDINRSLGLYYINLAEKAEKKDDKPGFFSSLFGSAPTKEEVEARAERYQVRLSKVGENVQVTVEKNINTVAPADVARKVLSVIQDNLG
- the dapA gene encoding 4-hydroxy-tetrahydrodipicolinate synthase, with product MIAGSMVALVTPMDAQGRLDWDSLSKLVDFHLKNGTHAIVAVGTTGESATLDVEEHIAVIKAVVKQVAGRIPVIAGTGANSTREAVELTRNAKEAGADACLLVVPYYNKPTQEGLYQHFKHIAEAVDIPQILYNVPGRTSCDMQAETVIRLSSVPNIIGIKEATGDLKRAKAIIDGVSKDFIVLSGDDPTAVELILLGGKGNISVTANVAPREMADLCEAALKGDAETARAINEKLMPLHKDLFIEANPIPVKWALVEMGLMHEGIRLPLTWLSAPCHETLRTALRQCSVLV
- the purC gene encoding phosphoribosylaminoimidazolesuccinocarboxamide synthase encodes the protein MEKREELYRGKAKSVYKTDDADRLILLFRNDTSAFDGKRIEQLDRKGMVNNKFNAFIMQKLEAAGIPTQFDKLLGDNECLVKKLDMIPVECVVRNYAAGSLVKRLGVEEGMKLNPYTFELFLKDDAKGDPFINESHVVAFGWGTAEQLARMKELSLKVNEVLSKLFDDAGLLLVDFKLEFGVFSDGSIVLGDEFSPDGCRLWDKDTKKKMDKDRFRQGLGDVIEAYEEVANRLGVPL
- a CDS encoding MBL fold metallo-hydrolase — its product is MRFAVLGSGSQGNGTLIASADTYVLVGCGFSLRETEKRLLRLGVHPAQLSAILVTHEHADHVHGVGLLSRRYNLPVYLSRGTLRGMRKPIEPAGFLAGGEQLQIGALNIGVIAVAHDAQEPTQYVFSDNEQRRFGLLTDLGSYCERVLDGYRDLDALMIESNHCRDMLARGHYPYFLKQRVGGERGHLNNHQAAFLVAELGWQGLQHLVLAHLSSKNNLPQLARQCFVDTLGCDPDWLQLADQDSGLDWRHIA